The DNA window TATTTTATTGGAAACAAAAATAAGGTAATCTCCAAAAGTACTTTGGCAGAGCATCTTTCCGGTGATCTTGCAGACATGCTTGATAATCATGACTTCGTATACGCCCACGTAAAAAATCTAAAGAAAAAACTATATGATGCCGGCTCCGGACATTACCTTAAAACGGTTTATGGAACTGGCTATAAATGGGAAATGTAGCCCCTTGTTATCAATGATAAATGATTGATGATTGATGATGATTGATGGGAATTGGTTATAGTATCCTAAGAAAAAATCATCTGATTACTATTAAATTGCCGATACAACATAAACTTTCTATTAAAACATAATTCTATTGAAACCTCTACTCAGCAAAACCACCAAGCCTTTCCTTATCTACGTCCTTATTGTACTGATGATAAGCATTCCTGTGTATTATCTTGTGGTAGATACAATCTGGAAAAATGAACTGGACGAGCATAATCAGATTATTGTAGAGAAAACAGCATATGAATTCAACCAACTGAAACTGTCTGATGAACAGTTGGAAAAAAGTCTGGAACTATGGAATCATATCCAGCCTGAAACAAATATTGAAAGGATTTCTGAAAATCAGATAAAAGGAGATAGTGTTTATACAAATGAAAGACATCTTCCATTTATATCTGAAGATAAAAAAGAACGTTATCGATGTCTTAAAAAGGTAATTTATATACATGATAGACCTTATTTGTTTACTATACAAACCAATATTGAGGAATCACACGAGACCATAGCTGTGATTGCCATGATTACCATATTTTTCTTTGTAATGATTGTTGTAGGCCTTTTATATCTAAACAGAAGGCTATCGGCATCCATATGGAAACCATTCCGGGACACCTTGAATCGTTTGAAGATATTTAAACTCAGCAGCCAGACCAGGATTGAATTTCCGGCTTCTGATACCACAGAATTTGAAGAACTTAATCAATCCCTTTATAAACTGATAGAGCACAACGTTTCCGTTTATAAAACCCAGAAAGAGTTCACAGAAAATGCTTCTCATGAGCTACAGACTCCACTTGCGATTATAAAAAATAAACTCGATCTTCTATTGCAGGATAGAGATTTAACGGAGAAACAATACCGTATAGTGGAAGAGATGAATAAAGCCCTGACCAGAAGTTCCCGTATTAATAAAAACCTGCTGTTACTGGCTAAAATAGACAATAACCAGTTTGATAACTCTGAAAATATTGCATTGGATGAATTGCTTCAACAAAGTATTGATATTCTTCAGGAGCATTTTGAACAAAAAAATATCGCTGTCCACGAAAAAATCTCACCTGATATTCAGATAAAGGGAAATAGCAGCCTCATTGAAATTATGATTAACAATCTCATCATCAATGCGATCAGACATACTTTACCCGGCGGCTCTATTGACATCCAATTGACAGATTCTCTTTTGGAAATTTCCAATTCGGGAACGGAAAAGCTCAACACGGATTTATTGTTTAAACGGTTTTCAAAACTTTCTGCTGATAACAACGGAAGTGGTTTGGGACTTTCTATTATTCAGGAAATCTGCAAATTTCATCATTGGACGATTAGCTACAGATTTGAAAATAAGCACCACATTTTTTCCGTTAAATTATAGTTAAAAAATACCCATAACAGAACAATTCAAAATTTCTTCTAAATCGGATTGCACCTTTGTATCGAAAACATACTGAAGTGTAAATTTTATTTAAAATGATTTTAAAAATTGTCCTTTTATTCGCAGGAACAATCCTGGCATTCTGGATCAGCGCTATTTGTGGGGGTGGTGCCAGTCTTATTTTGATTCCTATCCTTAATCTGTTACTTCCCACATCTCTTGTCCCTTTTTCGCTGACGATCGGTACTTTCACCAGCTCAGCCTCCAGAATTGCAGTATTTAAAAAACATGTCAACTGGAAAATATTCTTATGGTTTGTCCCGTTTTCTATTCCTGCAGTTTTATTGGGAGCCTATTTGATTAAATATGTAAACCCTAATTACCTGCAACTGCTTGTTGCTTTCTTTCTGATTGCCAATCTGCCGCAACTTTTCGCATCAAAAAATAAAAAAGAAGAATCTGAAAAACCTTATCCGAAGTCAGCATTGGCTTTAATTGGTTTCCTGGCTGGTTTTATTTCGGGAATTACTGGAGCCGTGGGACTTCTTTTTAACAGGTTCTATTTAAAATTCGGGCTTAAAAAAGAGGAAATTGTAGCAACCCGCGCTGCTAATGAGGTATTTCTTCACCTGATTAAGCTTATCATTTATATTTCACTTGGGTTATATTCCAATACTGCATTATGGATGGGTATTGCCATTGCGGTAGGGGCAATAGTATCTTCATATACTGTGAAATATATTCTACCGCATCTGAGTGAAAATATGTTCAAAAAGATAGGCTATGCAGCGATGGTAGTATCCGGTATTACTTTATTTACAAGTACTTCGGGGAAAATAGTTCAGCAGGATCAGATTGTCGTCAATCGTTCCTCCACAAAAAATAAAAGCGTGTATACCATGTCATGGAAAAACACACGCCTGGTCGTTGAATATAAAGCCAGTAAAGGGCTAGAAATTGAAAAAACGGTACAACCGGACGAATTATCAGGAAACCTTAAGCAAAAATATGATCAGCTTATGGAACATTACGATGATGTTCAAATAGAAAAAGTATATGCTTTTGGGAAAGAAACCATCCATGAATTCTATTGTTATAAAGACAATGTGCTTACCAAGTTTAAAGCATAATGATTGAACGAATGATTGGGAAATAAAAAATAATATATAGACTATGAATAAAAAAAAACTGCTGCTTTTTCCGATTAGCATTATCTCTTCGGTAGCCTTTGCACAAACTACTTCGGTAACGGTATCCGGAAAAATCACCAATAAGGAAAAAGTGGTATTGCCTTACGCCAGTATTATTTTAAAGAAGGAAAAGGACAGTGCTTTTGTGGCTGGAACGATTACCAATGAGGAAGGAAGATTTTCTATCGTTGGAATACATCCTGATCATTATCTTCTGGAAACTTCCATAACAGGATATGACACCCTGATACAGCCTGTTTTCATCGGAAGTCTTTCTGAGTTTCTGGATATTCCCGCTATTGAACTTTTACAAAAGCAGGAAAAAGAAACTAAAATAGAGGCCATTACCATCACTGCTTCCAAAAAGAATGAGATCGATAGTCGTCTTGATAAAAAAACATATTCCGTTGCAGACAACATCAGCCAAAGTGGTGGATCTGTACTCCAAAGCATGCAAAACCTTCCCGGAATTACCGTGCAGGAAGGTAAAGTACAGCTCAGAGGAAATGATAAAGTAACCGTTCTGATTGATGGAAAACAGACTGCACTTACAGGTTTCGGGAGCCAGACAGGATTAGATAATATTCCTGCCTCTTCCATTGATAAAATTGAGATCATCAACAATCCTTCGTCAAAATATGATGCCAATGGAAATGCCGGGATTATCAATATTATCATGAAAAAGAACAAACAAAACGGCTGGAATGGTAAAATAGGATTTACAACCGGACTGGGTTCACTTTGGGTAAGAAAAGAAAATCTACCAACCATCAGACCTCAGTATACATTAACTCCAAAAATTAATCCCTCGTTATCCCTTAATTACCGGAAAAATAAAGTCAATGTATTTCTACAGGCAGACAATTTATATACGGAAACCCTGAATAAAAACGAATTTGTGACACGTACTTATGATAACGGAACCGTAATTAATTCTCAGTTGAAAAGGAATAGAAATACCAATTTCTTTACGACTAAAGCGGGAATAGACTGGAATATCGATCCTCAAAATACATTAACTGTTTCAGGGATGTATGGAAGTGAAAAAATTATTGACCGCGGAGATCAGCCCTTTTTTAACGGAGATTTTTCGCAACGTCTTCGTCTCTGGCAGTTTCTTGAAGATGAATTAAAAACAACGATCATGGGGACCGCTTCTTATCAGCATAAGTTTAAAGAAGCCGGACATGTGTTGAATGCAGGATTCAACTATACTTTTCACAGAGAAGATGAAAAGTATTTCTATGATAATTATTTACCTGCTTCCACAGGAACCGATGCTTTCAAATTATTGTCCGACGAGCAGGTCTACGATTTCAATGTAGACTATATAAAACCTCTGAAATATGGTAGAATTG is part of the Chryseobacterium lactis genome and encodes:
- a CDS encoding sensor histidine kinase, producing the protein MKPLLSKTTKPFLIYVLIVLMISIPVYYLVVDTIWKNELDEHNQIIVEKTAYEFNQLKLSDEQLEKSLELWNHIQPETNIERISENQIKGDSVYTNERHLPFISEDKKERYRCLKKVIYIHDRPYLFTIQTNIEESHETIAVIAMITIFFFVMIVVGLLYLNRRLSASIWKPFRDTLNRLKIFKLSSQTRIEFPASDTTEFEELNQSLYKLIEHNVSVYKTQKEFTENASHELQTPLAIIKNKLDLLLQDRDLTEKQYRIVEEMNKALTRSSRINKNLLLLAKIDNNQFDNSENIALDELLQQSIDILQEHFEQKNIAVHEKISPDIQIKGNSSLIEIMINNLIINAIRHTLPGGSIDIQLTDSLLEISNSGTEKLNTDLLFKRFSKLSADNNGSGLGLSIIQEICKFHHWTISYRFENKHHIFSVKL
- a CDS encoding sulfite exporter TauE/SafE family protein, whose product is MILKIVLLFAGTILAFWISAICGGGASLILIPILNLLLPTSLVPFSLTIGTFTSSASRIAVFKKHVNWKIFLWFVPFSIPAVLLGAYLIKYVNPNYLQLLVAFFLIANLPQLFASKNKKEESEKPYPKSALALIGFLAGFISGITGAVGLLFNRFYLKFGLKKEEIVATRAANEVFLHLIKLIIYISLGLYSNTALWMGIAIAVGAIVSSYTVKYILPHLSENMFKKIGYAAMVVSGITLFTSTSGKIVQQDQIVVNRSSTKNKSVYTMSWKNTRLVVEYKASKGLEIEKTVQPDELSGNLKQKYDQLMEHYDDVQIEKVYAFGKETIHEFYCYKDNVLTKFKA
- a CDS encoding TonB-dependent receptor domain-containing protein → MNKKKLLLFPISIISSVAFAQTTSVTVSGKITNKEKVVLPYASIILKKEKDSAFVAGTITNEEGRFSIVGIHPDHYLLETSITGYDTLIQPVFIGSLSEFLDIPAIELLQKQEKETKIEAITITASKKNEIDSRLDKKTYSVADNISQSGGSVLQSMQNLPGITVQEGKVQLRGNDKVTVLIDGKQTALTGFGSQTGLDNIPASSIDKIEIINNPSSKYDANGNAGIINIIMKKNKQNGWNGKIGFTTGLGSLWVRKENLPTIRPQYTLTPKINPSLSLNYRKNKVNVFLQADNLYTETLNKNEFVTRTYDNGTVINSQLKRNRNTNFFTTKAGIDWNIDPQNTLTVSGMYGSEKIIDRGDQPFFNGDFSQRLRLWQFLEDELKTTIMGTASYQHKFKEAGHVLNAGFNYTFHREDEKYFYDNYLPASTGTDAFKLLSDEQVYDFNVDYIKPLKYGRIETGIKLRNRSIPTNMNFIPGTNSVLDASAGGKADYKEFIPAIYGNYVFENEKWEAELGLRLEYVKIQYDVNPDHPTYKSDGYNYTQPFPNFRLAYKLNDRNKFSIFYNRRVDRPNEVDIRIFPKYDDAEIIKVGNPALRPQFTNSIELGYKYNWDNGYLYSALYHRFATGTITRISSIVPDSTLIYAIFQNAGRSYNTGLEAIWNQKFSDIYSLNINGNVYRNQIDAFSVLNLYPEPNTFSADRQSAISGNIKMNHIFHFSQGLDAQCTLVYLAPDIIPQGKMNSRFSMDVGVKKAIQKGKGELFLNASDLLNTMVMKKRIQGMGFAYTSNDYYETQVVRLGYSYKF